Proteins from a single region of Aureibacter tunicatorum:
- a CDS encoding type IX secretion system membrane protein PorP/SprF: protein MQKINLIYILCFLLTCQVLKAQQRENFYSQYYQNPQILNPAFSGIDNFWSVDVGYRRSMTGIDNPPNNYFLGLNGILPISHNTNEPYNSLWLSNDKVIDQYESNLPIMGGVSRHGLGGFVYKREAGMYDHTVGGISYAYYVPLTRQWMLSSGVGFYLDHQRFDIDNLRIREVDDIRYLRLLNEEGKSTTYDLHVGLALHSRNVYFGYTFSQYFGTSVTDDQLDVLVGYRGHLIDLGYKYRLNVFWSLMASVHYKILNSDKDAYLVSLRADYKNLLNFGFAYKDKEAVAGMIGFNIKNKVHISYSYDLPTPEMETMSDGSHEIVLGYNLFAGSGKKYFW from the coding sequence ATGCAAAAAATCAACTTAATTTATATTTTATGTTTTCTGTTGACATGCCAAGTATTGAAGGCTCAGCAGAGAGAGAATTTTTATAGTCAATATTATCAAAATCCTCAGATTTTGAATCCGGCGTTTTCTGGAATTGATAATTTCTGGAGTGTTGATGTCGGGTATAGAAGGTCGATGACAGGAATAGACAATCCTCCGAATAATTACTTTTTGGGATTGAATGGAATATTGCCTATTTCTCACAATACGAATGAACCGTATAATAGTTTGTGGCTTTCGAACGATAAGGTAATTGATCAGTATGAGAGTAATTTGCCGATCATGGGAGGAGTATCCAGACATGGTTTAGGAGGTTTTGTGTACAAAAGAGAAGCAGGAATGTATGACCATACGGTTGGAGGAATATCTTATGCTTATTACGTCCCTTTGACTCGTCAATGGATGCTGTCTTCCGGCGTTGGCTTCTATTTGGATCATCAACGGTTTGATATTGATAATTTAAGAATTAGAGAGGTTGATGATATCAGGTATTTAAGATTGTTGAATGAAGAAGGCAAATCGACAACTTATGATCTACATGTTGGATTGGCTTTGCATAGTCGAAATGTATATTTTGGATATACTTTCAGCCAATATTTTGGAACGTCGGTAACAGACGATCAACTTGATGTATTGGTTGGCTATCGTGGGCATTTGATTGATTTGGGATATAAGTATAGGCTTAATGTTTTTTGGTCATTGATGGCAAGTGTTCATTATAAGATACTGAATTCTGATAAAGATGCATATTTGGTTTCGTTGAGAGCGGATTACAAGAATTTGTTGAATTTTGGTTTTGCTTACAAAGACAAGGAAGCAGTAGCAGGAATGATAGGCTTTAATATTAAAAACAAAGTGCATATATCTTATTCATATGATTTGCCTACACCTGAAATGGAAACAATGAGTGATGGTAGCCATGAGATCGTATTGGGGTACAACCTCTTTGCAGGATCGGGGAAAAAGTATTTTTGGTAA